ACAAGCGCTTCGGCGACAACGAAGTGCTCAAGGGCGTGTCGCTCAATGCGAACAAGGGCGACGTGATCAGCATCATCGGTGCGAGCGGGTCGGGCAAGAGCACCTTCCTGCGCTGCATCAATTTTCTCGAACGGCCGAACGCCGGGCAGATCGTGGTGGACGGCGAGATGGTAAAGACGAAAGTCGATCGTGCCGGCAATCTCGAAGTCGCCGATCACAAGCAGTTGCAGCGCATTCGCACGAAGCTCTCCATGGTGTTCCAGCATTTCAACCTGTGGGCGCACATGAATGTGATCGAGAACATCATTGAGGCGCCGATGCATGTGCTGGGCCTGAAGCGCAAGGAAGCCGAAGACCGCGCGCGTGAATATCTCGAGAAGGTCGGTCTCGCGCCGCGCCTCGAAAAGCAGTATCCGTCGCATCTGTCGGGCGGGCAGCAGCAGCGTGT
The nucleotide sequence above comes from Paraburkholderia aromaticivorans. Encoded proteins:
- a CDS encoding ABC transporter ATP-binding protein, with the translated sequence MLHTTQTEACKLAVQDIHKRFGDNEVLKGVSLNANKGDVISIIGASGSGKSTFLRCINFLERPNAGQIVVDGEMVKTKVDRAGNLEVADHKQLQRIRTKLSMVFQHFNLWAHMNVIENIIEAPMHVLGLKRKEAEDRAREYLEKVGLAPRLEKQYPSHLSGGQQQRVAIARALAMDPDVMLFDEPTSALDPELVGEVLKVMQKLAEEGRTMIVVTHEMGFARNVSNHVMFLHQGRTEEEGLPAEVLTTPRSERLKQFLSGSLK